The stretch of DNA GTCCGGAGGGCGCAAGCGACAGACGTTGCTGGCGCGCGCACTGGTCCGTCAGCCCGATGTCCTGCTGTTGGACGAACCCACCAATCACCTGGACATCGACGCGGTTGAGTGGATGGAGCGGTTTCTGATTGGGCGCGGCACTTCGCTGGTGTTTGTCACGCATGACCGGGCGTTCCTGCGCAGCGTGGCCACGCGCATCGTCGAACTGGATCGCGGCAAGCTGGTGGACTGGGGTACGGACTACGACACGTATCTCGAGCGCAAGGAGGCCGCGCTTGAGGTTGAAGCCAACGAGAATGCCGAGTTCGACAAGAAATTGGCGCGGGAAGAGGTCTGGATACGCACCGGCATTCAGGCGCGGCGCACGCGCAACGAGGGTCGTGTGCGCGGACTCGAAGCACTGCGAGTAGAGCGCGCGGCGCGTCGGGAGCGTGTGGGCGCCGTGCGCATGCCGCAACAGGACGCGGAGCGTTCAGGGCGCCTGGTGGTGGAGGCACGCGGCGTGTGCTTCGCGCGCGGCCAGCGCATGATCGTGCGCGACGCCGACGTCACCATCATGCGCGGCGATCGCGTGGGCATCATCGGCCCCAATGGTTCGGGCAAGACGACGCTGTTGCAATTGCTGCTGGGCACGCTGGTGCCGGATTCGGGGTCGTTGCGTCTGGGGACCAACCTGGAAATCGCCTACTTCGATCAATTGCGCGAACAGCTTGACCCGGACATGAGCGTGTTCGACAGTGTGGCTGACGGAGCGCAGGAGGTCACCGTGGGCGGTTCCACGCGCCACGTCAACGGGTACCTGCAGGACTTTCTCTTTCCTCCTGATCGCGCACGTACACCGGTGCGTGCGCTTTCCGGCGGCGAGCGCAATCGTCTGCTGTTGGCCCGGCTCTTCACCCGTTCGTTCAATCTGTTGGTGCTGGATGAACCCACCAACGATCTCGACATCGATACGCTCGAACTGCTGGCCGATCGGTTGCTGGAGTACTCGGGCACCTTTGATCGTCAGTCACGACCGCGTGTTTCTCGATCAGGTGGTGACCAGCACGCTGGTGTTCGAGGGCAATGGCCGGGTCGGGGAGTATGCGGGCGGTTACACCGACTGGGTGCGGCAGCGACCGTCGCCGCTCCAGGCTGTGCCGCAGCCCAGCCCGCCAGTCCACAGCCGGCACCGGCACCGTCACCGGCCGCCGCCAAGAAGCGACGACTGACCTTCGCCGAATCGACGGAGCTCAAGGCGCTCCCCGATCGCATCGACAGCAAGGAACGAGAACGCGACGCGATCCTGTCGTCGCTGGCCGAGCCGGCTGTGCTGCGTGATGGTGTGGCGGCGTTGGCCGCGCACACCCGGCTCACCACCGTCGATCAGGAACTCGCCGCGTTGCTGGAACGGTGGGAAGCGCTGGAGACGATCGTGGCCGAGTCGCGATAGCGACGGTGTGCGTGCTCTCTGTGGTAAGAGCTCGTTGACAGACCTACTTCTTGACGGCCGGCGGTGCAGTGGGTGGCGCCAGCAACTGCTTGGCGGCGGTGTCACCGCCCGGGTTGATCGGCGGCTGTTGCCGGTCAAACCCGAACACCGACTCGCGTCGCATCGCTTTCGCGATCCCGCGCGCTTGCTGGAAGATGGAGTCCGACTCGGTCATCCGACCTGCGCTGGCCAGCGCTTCCGCCAGCGTGACCCCGCTGATCACGTAGAGATCGGGAATACCCACGGACGCATCGTCCACCCAGCCGTCGCGCGCGGTGAGTGACTTGGTGGCGGTGAAGACTTCGTTCCACAGGGCCTTCGACCGATTGATGTCCACCAGGCCTTCGCCCTGCACCATGACGGTGTCCTTGCCCGGCACGGCGACGTGATCGAGCAGCTTTTTCGCCATCCCCTGCGTGATGACATAGCGCTCGAGTCCCAGCTCGTACGGATAGCCGCCGGCGGTGCGGCTGAAATACATCGAGCGACCGGGAAACGCGTCGCGAATCATGAAGTACACCAGCTGGTCGGCCGCCATCAATTGCGGCAGGCGCGGGGTGGCCACGATGCCGTTGGCCTGGAACGCCGAATTGGCCGGCGTCTGAATGGCCAGCGGCATGCCGTCCGCTTCGTCAAACGTCATCTTGATGGGCGAGCCAGACGGCTTGGTCCATTGGCCTGACTTGTAAATGGCCGGTCCCGTTCGCCTCGTCGTACTCGTACACCGGTCGCCGAATCAGCTGGCGGCGATACCAGTCGGTATTCAGCAACGACGTGTTGGCCACGATGACGTCCTTCCGGATTCCTTCCACTTCCTGTGCATACCACAGGGGAAAGGTGTCGTTGTCTCCGACCGTCACCAAAATGCCATAGGGTTCGACGCTGTTCAGCAGATCGCGCGCAAAGTCCGTGGTGTCGGTCTGATTGGCGCGCGACGCCTGCTGCCAGTTGCCGAACAGCGGCACCAGCGCGATGGCCAGCAATGGCGACGCCATGGCAAAACTGCGCGGCCGCGGTTCAAGGACGTTGTCGCGCCCCAGGCGCACTTCATCGGAGCCGAAGATGCTGGCGGCGGTTTCCCACACGTACACGAGACCCAACGCGGCCCACACACTCAGCGCCGAGAAGCTCCAGAGATAGAAATAGTCACGGTCACGCACTTCGCGATCGACGGAATCGCCGAGGTCCGGCGCCTGGGAATGACCGTACTTGAAGTTCAGGTAGAAGATGAGCGCCAGTGTCATGGTGAACACCAGCGGCCCGAAGAACGAAAAAGCTTCGTCGGTCCTTCTTGAAGTGCATCCACCCGCCGATGCCGCTCAAGATGAGAAAGAACACCGCCAGTCCGTTCTGCAGTCCCGGGCGCTGACCGTACGCATCGCGCAGGAACTGCCACTTGTAGTACAGCCAGTACATGCCGATCTGCGCCGTGAACGGCGCCTGCCGCTCCCCCAGTTCCGGCTTGCCGTACTGGCCGCGATTGAAATTGTACATGAAACGATCGTACGTGAGCTTCGAGAACGTGCACTTGAACTCGAGCTTGGTGACGCACCCCGTTGGTTCGCCTTCGTTGATGGCGGGGAAGTGCGCCGCACGAATGGGTTGCGTGGCAAACGGCGTCATGCCGAACACCAGCGCGGCGCCGCAGGCCACCAGCAGCTTCCAGCGCAGCAGGAACGCCGGACGACGAATGATGACCGCCAGGCCGACCGCGGGCGCCGCCAGCATACCGGCCATGTGATTGGCGTAACCCAGGCCAAGCACGTAGGCAATCAACACCAGCAGCCGATCGCCAATTCTGTCTTCCGGGTCGTCGCACCAGCGCACCGTCAACCAGCAGATGACGGCCAGCCCAAGCAGCGACACGGTGTACACCTTCTCATTCACCACCGACTGGTTCCACACCGTGAACGAGGTGGCGCCAATGAGCACGGCCAGCGATCCGCCCACCACGCGCTGCCAGCGCCGCGGCAACCAGCCCACCAGCACCCGTTCGGTCACCAGAAACCAGAACCCTGCCGACACCGCGCTTGAGACCGCCGCCAGCACGTTGATGCGCATGGCCACCGACGGTGCGATGGGCAGGATCGCGAACACGCGGCCAATGAGCACGAAGAACGGGTTGCCAGGCGGATGCGGGATCCCCAGCACGAACGCCGCCGCGATGTACTCGCTGGTGTCCCACATGGACGTCGTGGGCGCGAGGGTCAGGATGTACAGCACGAACACCACCAGCCCGGCAATGGCCGCGGCGAGGTAGGACGGCCGATAATCCAGTTCAGCGGTGCCGGTGGCCACGCGGGAAGGCGTCCGCGGAGGCGCAGCCGCAGCGGCGGTAGCGATGGTCATGGTTTCAAGAATGAAGAAGGCGGGACGGACAACCTGAAGAACTTAACCTGAGCTCGGCCGGAGCGGCCAGCGCCGTCTAGTGTCGGAACAGCCTCGCCCCGGTGAAGATCATCGCGATATTGTGTTCGTCGGCTGCCGCGATCACGTCGGCGTCGCGCACCGACCCGCCCGGCTGAACGATGGCGGTGACGCCAGCGGCTGCGGCGTGATCGACGCCGTCACGGAACGGAAAGAAAGCGTCCGACCCCAGCGAGGCACCCGCCGTGGCATGTCCCAGCGACGTGGCTTTGTGCACGGCGAGAAACGACGCATCGACGCGGGACATCTGTCCGGCCCCAATGCCAATCGTCGCCCCATCGCGCACCAGCACGATGGCGTTGGACTTGACGCTCGCCACTGCACGCCAGGCGAATGACAAGTCGCGCTGCTCCTCGCGCGTAGGTTGACGCTTGGTCACGGCATTCCAGAGCGCCGGCACTTCGGGCACGGGCGCGCGGTCCTGCACCAGCAGTCCGCCGCGCACACGCTTGTAGTCCATCCCGCCGGCTGGCCACAGGGCGCGACCGGCCAGGACGCGCAGATTCTTCTTGCGCACGAGAATCTCTACGGCCTCGTCGGCGAATGACGGCGCCACAATGCACTCCACGAAGAGACTCGAGATCGCGTCGGCCGCGGCGACGTCAACCGGCACACTGAAGGCAATCACCGAGCCGAACGCCGAGACGGGGTCGCAGGCGAGCGCCTTCTTGTACGCGTCCAGCGCATCGGTGCCGGTGGCCAGTCCGCACGGGGTCGTGTGCTTGATAATGGCGCACGCCGGCTGCTCCCCGAACGGTTCGATCGCCAGCATCGCTCCTTCCAGGTCGAGCAGATTGTTGAACGACAGTTCCTTGCCGCCCAATTGTCTCAGGGCACCCAGTCCCGCGCCCGGGCGCTCCACATAAAACGCGGCGCGTTGTTGCGGGTTCTCGCCGTACCGCAACGCCTGCTGCTTCTGAAACGAGAGCGGGTAGTGGTCGGGGAACGGCTCCCCGCGCTGCGCCGCAAACCACTGCGCGATCGCCGCGTCGTAGCTGCTGGTGTGCGCGTACACCTTTTCGGCCAACAGCTGACGCAACGCCGGGTCGTCCGCGCCAGTGGCGATTACGGCAAGGACCCGCGCGTAGTCGGCGGGGTCGACCAGCACCCAGACCGCATAGAAGTTCTTGGCGGCCGAGCGCAGCATGGAGGGTCCACCGATATCGATATTCTCGATCACGTCGTCGGGATGCACACCCGCCTTCGCCGCTGTCTCGCGGAACGGATACAGGTTGACCACGACGAGATCGATCGTGCCGATATGGTGGTCGGCGATGGCGGACATGTGCGCCGGCAGATCGCGACGCGCCAGCAGGCCGCCATGCACCGCCGGGTGCAGCGTCTTCACCCGACCGTCGAGCATTTCCGGAAATCCCGTGATGTCGCTGACGTCAAGGACTGTGAGGCCGCTCTCGCGGAGGACACGCGCCGTGCCGCCGGTAGACACGAGCTCGTACCCGTGTTGCACCAGCTGCGTGGCAAACGGCACAAGGCCGGACTTGTCGGAAACGGAAAGAAGCGCGCGAGGCATATGAAACTGAGTTGGAAGTGATAGGCTATGTACGAAGTACCAAGTACCAAGTACCTAGTACCAAGTACCAAGTACTAGGTACCAGGTACCAGGTACTAGGTACTATGTACTATGTCCCTCCCTCTCTCCCCAATCGGATAACCCCTCGCGCCACGGCTGCCACCGTTCGCGGCAGCAGTTTGTGCTCGGCGCGCAGCACTCGCGCGGCCAGCGTTGCCGGTGTGTCATTGACGTGCACACGCACCGGCCACTGCGCGGCGATGGCC from Gemmatimonadaceae bacterium encodes:
- a CDS encoding DUF2723 domain-containing protein; the protein is MTIATAAAAAPPRTPSRVATGTAELDYRPSYLAAAIAGLVVFVLYILTLAPTTSMWDTSEYIAAAFVLGIPHPPGNPFFVLIGRVFAILPIAPSVAMRINVLAAVSSAVSAGFWFLVTERVLVGWLPRRWQRVVGGSLAVLIGATSFTVWNQSVVNEKVYTVSLLGLAVICWLTVRWCDDPEDRIGDRLLVLIAYVLGLGYANHMAGMLAAPAVGLAVIIRRPAFLLRWKLLVACGAALVFGMTPFATQPIRAAHFPAINEGEPTGCVTKLEFKCTFSKLTYDRFMYNFNRGQYGKPELGERQAPFTAQIGMYWLYYKWQFLRDAYGQRPGLQNGLAVFFLILSGIGGWMHFKKDRRSFFVLRAAGVHHDTGAHLLPELQVRSFPGAGPRRFRRSRSA
- the purH gene encoding bifunctional phosphoribosylaminoimidazolecarboxamide formyltransferase/IMP cyclohydrolase, which codes for MPRALLSVSDKSGLVPFATQLVQHGYELVSTGGTARVLRESGLTVLDVSDITGFPEMLDGRVKTLHPAVHGGLLARRDLPAHMSAIADHHIGTIDLVVVNLYPFRETAAKAGVHPDDVIENIDIGGPSMLRSAAKNFYAVWVLVDPADYARVLAVIATGADDPALRQLLAEKVYAHTSSYDAAIAQWFAAQRGEPFPDHYPLSFQKQQALRYGENPQQRAAFYVERPGAGLGALRQLGGKELSFNNLLDLEGAMLAIEPFGEQPACAIIKHTTPCGLATGTDALDAYKKALACDPVSAFGSVIAFSVPVDVAAADAISSLFVECIVAPSFADEAVEILVRKKNLRVLAGRALWPAGGMDYKRVRGGLLVQDRAPVPEVPALWNAVTKRQPTREEQRDLSFAWRAVASVKSNAIVLVRDGATIGIGAGQMSRVDASFLAVHKATSLGHATAGASLGSDAFFPFRDGVDHAAAAGVTAIVQPGGSVRDADVIAAADEHNIAMIFTGARLFRH